The following are encoded together in the Triticum dicoccoides isolate Atlit2015 ecotype Zavitan chromosome 6B, WEW_v2.0, whole genome shotgun sequence genome:
- the LOC119325347 gene encoding putative disease resistance protein RGA3 isoform X2, producing the protein MEAADDTSSLQAAIRWLLHTILPSLSKLDGWIRQAGLAGEVEGLRDEIDQVDGVVSAVNARSEIRNRSLARSLAALKELLYAADEVVDELDCYRLQKELQGDRWRHPKGIDGQSSSRNATADSSSRRKRRRGKDSADVTATNTGPWSKDRISERIQDITGQLRDTRGNVRRVLKMLGPTTRAGPNRCQSTTMSNPRRGTSSLVQGKVYGRAQEKSYIIELIKERKSDVGVTVLPIVGIAGVGKTTLAQLVYNDPDLKSQFDLWIWIWVSSSFDETRVTREMLDFVSQGAHKGRCRFPKLPEVLKDRVKSKRVLLILDDIWDDITDCQWNQLLAPFMPDNAKGSMILVTTRIPSVAKKRGTTGPINLDGLENDDFWLMVKACAFGDENYEEQASLGELGRQIAKRLQGNPLAAETAGTLLREHLTVDHWNNILKNEDWKSLQLSSGIMSALKLCYDQLPYNLQQCFSYCSIFPYSYHFLAEELLRMWISQGFVKGSHSSMIREEGRRYLCDLVNLGFFEQVERKELPSGHTQTYFAMSVLMHDLARVVSKTECAAMDGLQYNEILPTIHHLSIVTDGQTGNIPGSEKFEEKIQSIFTTVEKLRTFVLIGQYEPSFFEEVFRKAYNLRALQISATSADFHSFRYSLVNLIHLRYLKLDGHGEQGSCSPQVHLYDNSAVRDNATFIALQNVCLENCREKQAVLSLENLPFLTTLKLTNMWGVREVLIPSVEELVLVNMSGLERCSCTSLAGLVSSLRVLEIRKCSALRVFDLFEKAHNLETQLKPLDSLQLHSCTSLEDLRIEDCGGIIAIEGLHLVKLRHLNVCKKSVFRGISGNGYHLGSQLDLFITSDLSLLTTSICKGLTCLQSLIIQNLKCETRRLTDDQESALLLHKSLQELVFDDCGYLVHLPAGLRCLPALKKLKIIRCSSILRLLQEELPPSLVELEIDNCSVELAKQCRLLSTSKLEVIIYDDYDQEETDTSSN; encoded by the exons ATGGAGGCGGCAGACGACACCAGTTCCCTGCAGGCCGCGATTCGATGGCTGCTGCACACCATCCTTCCCAGCCTCAGCAAGCTGGACGGGTGGATTCGCCAAGCAGGGCTCGCCGGCGAGGTGGAGGGGCTCAGGGACGAGATCGACCAAGTCGACGGGGTCGTCTCCGCCGTGAACGCCAGGTCTGAGATCCGAAACAGATCGCTGGCCAGATCCCTCGCAGCCCTCAAGGAGCTGCTCTACGCCGCCGACGAAGTGGTCGACGAGCTCGACTGCTACAGGCTCCAGAAGGAGCTCCAAGGAG ATCGATGGCGCCATCCCAAAGGAATTGATGGACAAAGTTCTTCAAG AAATGCAACTGCTGATAGTTCATCCagaagaaaaaggagaaggggCAAGGATTCAGCAGATGTCACAGCAACCAACACAGGCCCTTGGAGCAAGGACCGAATTTCAGAAAGGATACAAGACATAACTGGTCAGTTGCGAGATACCCGAGGGAATGTGCGACGTGTTCTCAAGATGCTTGGGCCAACGACTCGTGCAGGTCCAAATCGTTGCCAGAGTACAACCATGTCAAACCCGCGCCGGGGCACATCAAGTCTTGTTCAAGGGAAAGTGTATGGGAGAGCTCAAGAGAAGAGTTACATCATAGAGTTGATAAAAGAACGCAAATCAGATGTTGGGGTAACTGTTCTCCCAATCGTAGGCATTGCAGGGGTTGGGAAGACGACTCTGGCTCAACTAGTATACAATGATCCAGATTTGAAAAGTCAATTTGACCTCTGGATATGGATCTGGGTCTCTAGCAGCTTCGATGAAACCAGAGTCACAAGAGAGATGTTAGATTTTGTCTCCCAGGGAGCACATAAAGGGCGATGCAGGTTTCCCAAGCTTCCGGAAGTCTTGAAGGATCGTGTTAAATCAAAGAGGGTTCTCCTTATTTTGGATGATATTTGGGATGACATAACTGATTGCCAATGGAACCAACTACTGGCTCCTTTTATGCCGGACAATGCAAAGGGCAGCATGATACTTGTGACAACTAGAATACCATCTGTTGCCAAAAAGAGAGGTACAACTGGACCGATTAACTTAGATGGTTTGGAAAATGATGATTTCTGGCTAATGGTCAAAGCGTGTGCATTTGGCGACGAGAACTATGAAGAGCAAGCTAGTCTGGGTGAGCTTGGACGGCAGATAGCAAAAAGATTACAGGGAAACCCATTAGCTGCAGAAACTGCAGGGACACTGTTAAGAGAGCATCTTACCGTTGATCATTGGAATAATATTCTGAAGAACGAAGATTGGAAATCTCTACAACTCAGTAGTGGCATCATGTCTGCTTTGAAGCTTTGCTATGATCAGCTGCCCTACAATTTACAGCAATGCTTCTCTTATTGCTCCATATTCCCCTACAGTTATCATTTTCTTGCTGAGGAGCTGCTACGTATGTGGATTTCACAGGGATTTGTGAAGGGTAGCCATTCAAGTATGATACGGGAAGAAGGGCGGCGCTATCTGTGTGACTTGGTAAACCTTGGTTTCTTCGAGCAAGTTGAAAGAAAAGAACTCCCTTCTGGCCATACTCAAACTTACTTTGCTATGTCTGTTCTTATGCATGATTTGGCTAGGGTAGTTTCAAAAACAGAGTGTGCTGCTATGGATGGTCTGCAGTACAATGAAATATTGCCAACCATACATCATTTGTCTATAGTAACGGATGGTCAGACTGGGAACATACCTGGTAGTGAAAAGTTTGAAGAAAAAATACAGAGCATATTTACAACAGTGGAAAAACTAAGGACATTTGTGTTGATTGGGCAGTATGAACCTTCCTTCTTCGAAGAAGTTTTCCGAAAGGCATATAATTTGCGTGCATTGCAAATTTCTGCAACATCTGCTGATTTCCATTCATTCCGGTATAGTTTGGTGAATCTTATACATCTTAGATATCTAAAACTCGATGGTCATGGTGAGCAGGGGAGCTGCTCGCCTCAAGTTCACTTGTATGATAATTCTGCTGTTCGGGATAATGCTACTTTCATTGCCTTGCAGAATGTGTGTCTAGAGAATTGCAGAGAAAAGCAAGCAGTTCTATCTCTGGAAAACCTTCCATTCCTCACAACATTGAAGTTAACCAACATGTGGGGAGTAAGAGAAGTACTGATTCCGTCAGTGGAGGAGCTAGTTTTAGTTAACATGTCCGGGTTGGAGAGATGTTCCTGCACTTCCTTGGCGGGTCTGGTGTCTAGTTTAAGGGTACTGGAGATCCGGAAGTGCAGCGCACTCAGGGTGTTTGATCTGTTCGAGAAAGCTCACAACTTGGAAACTCAGCTTAAGCCATTGGATTCTCTACAGCTGCATTCCTGCACGTCTCTGGAAGATTTGAGAATTGAAGACTGTGGAGGGATCATCGCAATAGAGGGCCTTCACCTCGTGAAACTCAGGCATTTGAATGTATGCAAAAAATCAGTTTTTCGTGGTATATCAGGGAATGGCTATCACCTAGGATCTCAACTGGATCTATTTATAACTAGTGACTTGTCCCTCCTTACCACATCAATCTGCAAGGGGCTCACCTGTCTCCAGAGCCTAATAATTCAAAATTTGAAGTGCGAGACCAGGAGACTAACAGATGATCAGGAGAGCGCGCTTCTGCTCCACAAGTCCCTTCAAGAGCTAGTGTTTGATGATTGTGGGTACCTCGTGCATCTTCCTGCAGGACTGCGTTGTCTTCCTGCCCTCAAGAAATTGAAGATCATAAGATGTAGCAGCATATTAAGGCTTCTGCAGGAGGAACTCCCACCTTCGCTGGTGGAACTGGAAATCGACAATTGCAGCGTTGAGTTGGCAAAACAATGCAGATTGCTATCAACAAGCAAGCTAGAGGTCATAATTTATGATGACTATGACCAAGAAGAAACCGATACTTCCAGCAACTAG
- the LOC119325347 gene encoding putative disease resistance protein RGA3 isoform X1 encodes MEAADDTSSLQAAIRWLLHTILPSLSKLDGWIRQAGLAGEVEGLRDEIDQVDGVVSAVNARSEIRNRSLARSLAALKELLYAADEVVDELDCYRLQKELQGDRWRHPKGIDGQSSSSTCGTTRNATADSSSRRKRRRGKDSADVTATNTGPWSKDRISERIQDITGQLRDTRGNVRRVLKMLGPTTRAGPNRCQSTTMSNPRRGTSSLVQGKVYGRAQEKSYIIELIKERKSDVGVTVLPIVGIAGVGKTTLAQLVYNDPDLKSQFDLWIWIWVSSSFDETRVTREMLDFVSQGAHKGRCRFPKLPEVLKDRVKSKRVLLILDDIWDDITDCQWNQLLAPFMPDNAKGSMILVTTRIPSVAKKRGTTGPINLDGLENDDFWLMVKACAFGDENYEEQASLGELGRQIAKRLQGNPLAAETAGTLLREHLTVDHWNNILKNEDWKSLQLSSGIMSALKLCYDQLPYNLQQCFSYCSIFPYSYHFLAEELLRMWISQGFVKGSHSSMIREEGRRYLCDLVNLGFFEQVERKELPSGHTQTYFAMSVLMHDLARVVSKTECAAMDGLQYNEILPTIHHLSIVTDGQTGNIPGSEKFEEKIQSIFTTVEKLRTFVLIGQYEPSFFEEVFRKAYNLRALQISATSADFHSFRYSLVNLIHLRYLKLDGHGEQGSCSPQVHLYDNSAVRDNATFIALQNVCLENCREKQAVLSLENLPFLTTLKLTNMWGVREVLIPSVEELVLVNMSGLERCSCTSLAGLVSSLRVLEIRKCSALRVFDLFEKAHNLETQLKPLDSLQLHSCTSLEDLRIEDCGGIIAIEGLHLVKLRHLNVCKKSVFRGISGNGYHLGSQLDLFITSDLSLLTTSICKGLTCLQSLIIQNLKCETRRLTDDQESALLLHKSLQELVFDDCGYLVHLPAGLRCLPALKKLKIIRCSSILRLLQEELPPSLVELEIDNCSVELAKQCRLLSTSKLEVIIYDDYDQEETDTSSN; translated from the exons ATGGAGGCGGCAGACGACACCAGTTCCCTGCAGGCCGCGATTCGATGGCTGCTGCACACCATCCTTCCCAGCCTCAGCAAGCTGGACGGGTGGATTCGCCAAGCAGGGCTCGCCGGCGAGGTGGAGGGGCTCAGGGACGAGATCGACCAAGTCGACGGGGTCGTCTCCGCCGTGAACGCCAGGTCTGAGATCCGAAACAGATCGCTGGCCAGATCCCTCGCAGCCCTCAAGGAGCTGCTCTACGCCGCCGACGAAGTGGTCGACGAGCTCGACTGCTACAGGCTCCAGAAGGAGCTCCAAGGAG ATCGATGGCGCCATCCCAAAGGAATTGATGGACAAAGTTCTTCAAG CACCTGTGGCACTACCAGAAATGCAACTGCTGATAGTTCATCCagaagaaaaaggagaaggggCAAGGATTCAGCAGATGTCACAGCAACCAACACAGGCCCTTGGAGCAAGGACCGAATTTCAGAAAGGATACAAGACATAACTGGTCAGTTGCGAGATACCCGAGGGAATGTGCGACGTGTTCTCAAGATGCTTGGGCCAACGACTCGTGCAGGTCCAAATCGTTGCCAGAGTACAACCATGTCAAACCCGCGCCGGGGCACATCAAGTCTTGTTCAAGGGAAAGTGTATGGGAGAGCTCAAGAGAAGAGTTACATCATAGAGTTGATAAAAGAACGCAAATCAGATGTTGGGGTAACTGTTCTCCCAATCGTAGGCATTGCAGGGGTTGGGAAGACGACTCTGGCTCAACTAGTATACAATGATCCAGATTTGAAAAGTCAATTTGACCTCTGGATATGGATCTGGGTCTCTAGCAGCTTCGATGAAACCAGAGTCACAAGAGAGATGTTAGATTTTGTCTCCCAGGGAGCACATAAAGGGCGATGCAGGTTTCCCAAGCTTCCGGAAGTCTTGAAGGATCGTGTTAAATCAAAGAGGGTTCTCCTTATTTTGGATGATATTTGGGATGACATAACTGATTGCCAATGGAACCAACTACTGGCTCCTTTTATGCCGGACAATGCAAAGGGCAGCATGATACTTGTGACAACTAGAATACCATCTGTTGCCAAAAAGAGAGGTACAACTGGACCGATTAACTTAGATGGTTTGGAAAATGATGATTTCTGGCTAATGGTCAAAGCGTGTGCATTTGGCGACGAGAACTATGAAGAGCAAGCTAGTCTGGGTGAGCTTGGACGGCAGATAGCAAAAAGATTACAGGGAAACCCATTAGCTGCAGAAACTGCAGGGACACTGTTAAGAGAGCATCTTACCGTTGATCATTGGAATAATATTCTGAAGAACGAAGATTGGAAATCTCTACAACTCAGTAGTGGCATCATGTCTGCTTTGAAGCTTTGCTATGATCAGCTGCCCTACAATTTACAGCAATGCTTCTCTTATTGCTCCATATTCCCCTACAGTTATCATTTTCTTGCTGAGGAGCTGCTACGTATGTGGATTTCACAGGGATTTGTGAAGGGTAGCCATTCAAGTATGATACGGGAAGAAGGGCGGCGCTATCTGTGTGACTTGGTAAACCTTGGTTTCTTCGAGCAAGTTGAAAGAAAAGAACTCCCTTCTGGCCATACTCAAACTTACTTTGCTATGTCTGTTCTTATGCATGATTTGGCTAGGGTAGTTTCAAAAACAGAGTGTGCTGCTATGGATGGTCTGCAGTACAATGAAATATTGCCAACCATACATCATTTGTCTATAGTAACGGATGGTCAGACTGGGAACATACCTGGTAGTGAAAAGTTTGAAGAAAAAATACAGAGCATATTTACAACAGTGGAAAAACTAAGGACATTTGTGTTGATTGGGCAGTATGAACCTTCCTTCTTCGAAGAAGTTTTCCGAAAGGCATATAATTTGCGTGCATTGCAAATTTCTGCAACATCTGCTGATTTCCATTCATTCCGGTATAGTTTGGTGAATCTTATACATCTTAGATATCTAAAACTCGATGGTCATGGTGAGCAGGGGAGCTGCTCGCCTCAAGTTCACTTGTATGATAATTCTGCTGTTCGGGATAATGCTACTTTCATTGCCTTGCAGAATGTGTGTCTAGAGAATTGCAGAGAAAAGCAAGCAGTTCTATCTCTGGAAAACCTTCCATTCCTCACAACATTGAAGTTAACCAACATGTGGGGAGTAAGAGAAGTACTGATTCCGTCAGTGGAGGAGCTAGTTTTAGTTAACATGTCCGGGTTGGAGAGATGTTCCTGCACTTCCTTGGCGGGTCTGGTGTCTAGTTTAAGGGTACTGGAGATCCGGAAGTGCAGCGCACTCAGGGTGTTTGATCTGTTCGAGAAAGCTCACAACTTGGAAACTCAGCTTAAGCCATTGGATTCTCTACAGCTGCATTCCTGCACGTCTCTGGAAGATTTGAGAATTGAAGACTGTGGAGGGATCATCGCAATAGAGGGCCTTCACCTCGTGAAACTCAGGCATTTGAATGTATGCAAAAAATCAGTTTTTCGTGGTATATCAGGGAATGGCTATCACCTAGGATCTCAACTGGATCTATTTATAACTAGTGACTTGTCCCTCCTTACCACATCAATCTGCAAGGGGCTCACCTGTCTCCAGAGCCTAATAATTCAAAATTTGAAGTGCGAGACCAGGAGACTAACAGATGATCAGGAGAGCGCGCTTCTGCTCCACAAGTCCCTTCAAGAGCTAGTGTTTGATGATTGTGGGTACCTCGTGCATCTTCCTGCAGGACTGCGTTGTCTTCCTGCCCTCAAGAAATTGAAGATCATAAGATGTAGCAGCATATTAAGGCTTCTGCAGGAGGAACTCCCACCTTCGCTGGTGGAACTGGAAATCGACAATTGCAGCGTTGAGTTGGCAAAACAATGCAGATTGCTATCAACAAGCAAGCTAGAGGTCATAATTTATGATGACTATGACCAAGAAGAAACCGATACTTCCAGCAACTAG
- the LOC119325347 gene encoding putative disease resistance protein RGA3 isoform X3 — protein MEAADDTSSLQAAIRWLLHTILPSLSKLDGWIRQAGLAGEVEGLRDEIDQVDGVVSAVNARSEIRNRSLARSLAALKELLYAADEVVDELDCYRLQKELQGDRWRHPKGIDGQSSSSTCGTTRNATADSSSRRKRRRGKDSADVTATNTGPWSKDRISERIQDITGQLRDTRGNVRRVLKMLGPTTRAGPNRCQSTTMSNPRRGTSSLVQGKVYGRAQEKSYIIELIKERKSDVGVTVLPIVGIAGVGKTTLAQLVYNDPDLKSQFDLWIWIWVSSSFDETRVTREMLDFVSQGAHKGRCRFPKLPEVLKDRVKSKRVLLILDDIWDDITDCQWNQLLAPFMPDNAKGSMILVTTRIPSVAKKRGTTGPINLDGLENDDFWLMVKACAFGDENYEEQASLGELGRQIAKRLQGNPLAAETAGTLLREHLTVDHWNNILKNEDWKSLQLSSGIMSALKLCYDQLPYNLQQCFSYCSIFPYSYHFLAEELLRMWISQGFVKGSHSSMIREEGRRYLCDLVNLGFFEQVERKELPSGHTQTYFAMSVLMHDLARVVSKTECAAMDGLQYNEILPTIHHLSIVTDGQTGNIPGSEKFEEKIQSIFTTVEKLRTFVLIGQYEPSFFEEVFRKAYNLRALQISATSADFHSFRYSLVNLIHLRYLKLDGHECVSRELQRKASSSISGKPSIPHNIEVNQHVGRNGYHLGSQLDLFITSDLSLLTTSICKGLTCLQSLIIQNLKCETRRLTDDQESALLLHKSLQELVFDDCGYLVHLPAGLRCLPALKKLKIIRCSSILRLLQEELPPSLVELEIDNCSVELAKQCRLLSTSKLEVIIYDDYDQEETDTSSN, from the exons ATGGAGGCGGCAGACGACACCAGTTCCCTGCAGGCCGCGATTCGATGGCTGCTGCACACCATCCTTCCCAGCCTCAGCAAGCTGGACGGGTGGATTCGCCAAGCAGGGCTCGCCGGCGAGGTGGAGGGGCTCAGGGACGAGATCGACCAAGTCGACGGGGTCGTCTCCGCCGTGAACGCCAGGTCTGAGATCCGAAACAGATCGCTGGCCAGATCCCTCGCAGCCCTCAAGGAGCTGCTCTACGCCGCCGACGAAGTGGTCGACGAGCTCGACTGCTACAGGCTCCAGAAGGAGCTCCAAGGAG ATCGATGGCGCCATCCCAAAGGAATTGATGGACAAAGTTCTTCAAG CACCTGTGGCACTACCAGAAATGCAACTGCTGATAGTTCATCCagaagaaaaaggagaaggggCAAGGATTCAGCAGATGTCACAGCAACCAACACAGGCCCTTGGAGCAAGGACCGAATTTCAGAAAGGATACAAGACATAACTGGTCAGTTGCGAGATACCCGAGGGAATGTGCGACGTGTTCTCAAGATGCTTGGGCCAACGACTCGTGCAGGTCCAAATCGTTGCCAGAGTACAACCATGTCAAACCCGCGCCGGGGCACATCAAGTCTTGTTCAAGGGAAAGTGTATGGGAGAGCTCAAGAGAAGAGTTACATCATAGAGTTGATAAAAGAACGCAAATCAGATGTTGGGGTAACTGTTCTCCCAATCGTAGGCATTGCAGGGGTTGGGAAGACGACTCTGGCTCAACTAGTATACAATGATCCAGATTTGAAAAGTCAATTTGACCTCTGGATATGGATCTGGGTCTCTAGCAGCTTCGATGAAACCAGAGTCACAAGAGAGATGTTAGATTTTGTCTCCCAGGGAGCACATAAAGGGCGATGCAGGTTTCCCAAGCTTCCGGAAGTCTTGAAGGATCGTGTTAAATCAAAGAGGGTTCTCCTTATTTTGGATGATATTTGGGATGACATAACTGATTGCCAATGGAACCAACTACTGGCTCCTTTTATGCCGGACAATGCAAAGGGCAGCATGATACTTGTGACAACTAGAATACCATCTGTTGCCAAAAAGAGAGGTACAACTGGACCGATTAACTTAGATGGTTTGGAAAATGATGATTTCTGGCTAATGGTCAAAGCGTGTGCATTTGGCGACGAGAACTATGAAGAGCAAGCTAGTCTGGGTGAGCTTGGACGGCAGATAGCAAAAAGATTACAGGGAAACCCATTAGCTGCAGAAACTGCAGGGACACTGTTAAGAGAGCATCTTACCGTTGATCATTGGAATAATATTCTGAAGAACGAAGATTGGAAATCTCTACAACTCAGTAGTGGCATCATGTCTGCTTTGAAGCTTTGCTATGATCAGCTGCCCTACAATTTACAGCAATGCTTCTCTTATTGCTCCATATTCCCCTACAGTTATCATTTTCTTGCTGAGGAGCTGCTACGTATGTGGATTTCACAGGGATTTGTGAAGGGTAGCCATTCAAGTATGATACGGGAAGAAGGGCGGCGCTATCTGTGTGACTTGGTAAACCTTGGTTTCTTCGAGCAAGTTGAAAGAAAAGAACTCCCTTCTGGCCATACTCAAACTTACTTTGCTATGTCTGTTCTTATGCATGATTTGGCTAGGGTAGTTTCAAAAACAGAGTGTGCTGCTATGGATGGTCTGCAGTACAATGAAATATTGCCAACCATACATCATTTGTCTATAGTAACGGATGGTCAGACTGGGAACATACCTGGTAGTGAAAAGTTTGAAGAAAAAATACAGAGCATATTTACAACAGTGGAAAAACTAAGGACATTTGTGTTGATTGGGCAGTATGAACCTTCCTTCTTCGAAGAAGTTTTCCGAAAGGCATATAATTTGCGTGCATTGCAAATTTCTGCAACATCTGCTGATTTCCATTCATTCCGGTATAGTTTGGTGAATCTTATACATCTTAGATATCTAAAACTCGATGGTCATG AATGTGTGTCTAGAGAATTGCAGAGAAAAGCAAGCAGTTCTATCTCTGGAAAACCTTCCATTCCTCACAACATTGAAGTTAACCAACATGTGGGGA GGAATGGCTATCACCTAGGATCTCAACTGGATCTATTTATAACTAGTGACTTGTCCCTCCTTACCACATCAATCTGCAAGGGGCTCACCTGTCTCCAGAGCCTAATAATTCAAAATTTGAAGTGCGAGACCAGGAGACTAACAGATGATCAGGAGAGCGCGCTTCTGCTCCACAAGTCCCTTCAAGAGCTAGTGTTTGATGATTGTGGGTACCTCGTGCATCTTCCTGCAGGACTGCGTTGTCTTCCTGCCCTCAAGAAATTGAAGATCATAAGATGTAGCAGCATATTAAGGCTTCTGCAGGAGGAACTCCCACCTTCGCTGGTGGAACTGGAAATCGACAATTGCAGCGTTGAGTTGGCAAAACAATGCAGATTGCTATCAACAAGCAAGCTAGAGGTCATAATTTATGATGACTATGACCAAGAAGAAACCGATACTTCCAGCAACTAG